A part of Ignavibacteriales bacterium genomic DNA contains:
- a CDS encoding glycosyltransferase family 9 protein, with the protein MKVVPFFHKFKIKILRILIPEKLNKVLIIRLSSFGDVLLTTPLIRVLREYDKDAKIDFIVRKQYYDLLKLNPAINKILVYENDKKKIAALRASLLRNKYDLVIDLQNNLRSRLLLRGIQLIIFRFNKHSIRKFLLVKFKINLLKNLPPIPERYIQTVSGLASDKEGLEFYTDKVHSDGLLNKTNLIGLCPGSRHFTKMWGKENFITLGNILTENGFSVVLFGGKDDMSICSEISSKISGSINLCNDNDALQTAADMKMCKAIVCNDSGLMHLASAVKVPAAVILGSTVKEFGFTPYINKNIIIENNSLSCRPCSHIGKDHCPKGHFKCMSDISPEFVFENITELLTHL; encoded by the coding sequence ATGAAAGTAGTTCCGTTCTTTCATAAATTTAAAATAAAAATTTTAAGAATATTGATCCCCGAAAAATTAAATAAGGTTCTTATAATCAGATTAAGTTCATTTGGCGATGTACTGCTTACGACCCCTTTGATCAGAGTGCTAAGAGAATATGATAAAGATGCTAAAATAGATTTTATAGTGCGTAAACAATATTACGATTTACTGAAGCTGAATCCTGCTATAAATAAAATTTTAGTTTATGAAAACGATAAAAAGAAAATTGCAGCACTTCGAGCAAGTTTACTTCGTAACAAATATGATCTGGTTATTGATCTTCAAAATAACTTGCGCAGCCGGTTACTATTAAGAGGGATACAATTGATAATCTTTAGATTTAATAAGCATTCAATCAGGAAATTCTTATTAGTTAAATTCAAAATAAATTTACTTAAAAACCTGCCTCCGATTCCAGAAAGATATATTCAAACAGTTTCCGGTTTGGCTTCTGACAAGGAGGGGTTAGAATTTTACACCGACAAAGTTCATAGTGATGGACTATTGAACAAAACTAATCTTATTGGACTTTGCCCAGGTTCACGGCATTTCACAAAAATGTGGGGTAAAGAAAATTTTATCACACTCGGAAATATTCTGACTGAGAATGGGTTTTCTGTTGTGCTGTTCGGCGGTAAGGATGATATGAGTATCTGTTCTGAAATCTCCTCGAAAATTAGCGGATCAATTAATTTATGTAATGATAATGATGCTCTTCAAACTGCTGCAGATATGAAAATGTGTAAAGCAATTGTATGCAATGATTCCGGGCTGATGCATCTTGCCTCAGCGGTCAAAGTGCCAGCCGCAGTTATACTTGGTTCGACAGTAAAGGAGTTCGGATTTACGCCGTACATAAACAAAAATATAATTATAGAAAACAATTCATTAAGTTGCAGACCGTGTTCACATATTGGTAAAGATCATTGTCCCAAAGGGCATTTCAAATGTATGAGTGATATTTCACCCGAATTTGTTTTCGAAAACATAACTGAGCTATTAACGCATTTATGA
- a CDS encoding 3-deoxy-D-manno-octulosonic acid transferase, translating into MKTVWQFLYNFIVIPHLYAALRLLGFFNSKTQRGINGRKRVFENIIITALRLDKSRPVIWFHSSSLGEFEQAKPIIQKLKKEKEVNLIVTFFSPSGYENSLKYPYADIVSYIPFDTAHNAKTFIHIVRPAIAIMMRYDIWPNHIWTMIKEGVPVFIVDATMRSDSTRLLPIIKNFHKYLFKDLDRILTVAEDDLQNFKKFGCTEKQLRVVGDTRFDRVYQQSLVAKEKSLLNENLYEGKKVIVAGSTWEQDEEIILPVFQALAKYEKNILFIIAPHEPTLIHLENIENEFAGKVSTIRFSYLNNYNNEQIILVDSIGILLSLYSYADVAFVGGGFKNSIHNVLEAAVYGIPVIFGPKIENSKEARDLITNGGGILVKNKQVMYRNLRTLLNDDESRNQKGKAALDYVKRNVSATSKILEEIYKYI; encoded by the coding sequence ATGAAAACCGTCTGGCAATTTTTATATAATTTTATAGTTATACCTCATCTTTATGCCGCGCTGCGTTTGTTAGGGTTTTTTAACAGTAAAACCCAACGGGGGATAAATGGACGCAAAAGAGTTTTTGAAAATATAATCATTACTGCCCTACGATTAGACAAATCAAGACCTGTAATCTGGTTTCATTCATCTTCGCTGGGGGAATTTGAACAGGCAAAACCTATTATTCAAAAGTTGAAAAAGGAAAAGGAAGTTAATCTAATAGTCACTTTTTTTTCACCTTCAGGTTATGAGAATTCACTTAAATATCCGTATGCCGACATTGTAAGCTACATTCCATTTGATACAGCACATAATGCGAAAACATTTATACATATTGTAAGACCCGCAATCGCTATAATGATGCGATATGATATTTGGCCAAATCATATCTGGACAATGATAAAGGAGGGTGTCCCTGTATTTATTGTTGATGCAACAATGCGTTCAGATTCAACCAGACTTTTACCAATAATAAAAAATTTTCACAAATATTTATTTAAAGATTTGGACAGGATACTAACTGTTGCTGAAGATGATTTGCAAAATTTTAAGAAATTTGGCTGTACCGAAAAGCAGCTGCGCGTTGTTGGCGATACACGATTCGACAGGGTTTATCAGCAAAGCCTCGTTGCTAAAGAAAAAAGTCTGCTGAATGAAAATCTTTACGAGGGCAAAAAAGTTATAGTGGCAGGAAGCACATGGGAACAGGATGAAGAAATAATTTTACCGGTATTTCAAGCGCTGGCAAAATATGAAAAGAATATTTTATTTATCATTGCACCGCACGAGCCTACTTTAATTCATCTTGAAAATATTGAGAATGAATTTGCGGGTAAAGTTTCCACGATCAGATTTTCATATTTGAATAATTACAACAACGAACAAATTATTCTTGTTGATTCTATTGGAATATTACTATCGCTTTATTCCTACGCAGATGTTGCATTTGTTGGCGGAGGCTTTAAAAATAGTATTCATAACGTACTCGAAGCCGCTGTTTATGGTATCCCTGTAATATTTGGTCCTAAAATAGAAAACTCGAAAGAAGCCCGCGATCTTATTACTAATGGCGGCGGTATCTTAGTAAAGAACAAACAAGTGATGTATAGAAATCTTCGAACTTTGTTAAACGATGACGAATCCCGGAATCAAAAGGGAAAAGCAGCGCTTGATTATGTTAAAAGAAATGTGAGTGCAACTTCAAAAATTCTTGAAGAAATTTATAAGTACATTTAA
- a CDS encoding DinB family protein — protein MRPSANDYAPYYSRYIDLIEGENILHLLNEQSIKTQQILNSFPEWKGRYAYAEGKWTVKQVIGHLMDVERIMAYRALCIARNEKKPLPSMEQDDYVREGKFNERELFDLNYEFRLIRETNMLLFKSFDEEVLSRKGIAAEKEVSVLALLFIIAGHEKHHIDILKEKYL, from the coding sequence ATGCGTCCTTCGGCTAATGATTATGCGCCTTACTATTCGAGATATATTGACCTTATTGAGGGTGAAAATATTCTTCATCTCTTGAATGAACAATCCATTAAAACACAGCAGATACTAAATTCATTTCCAGAATGGAAAGGCAGATATGCTTACGCTGAAGGCAAGTGGACAGTCAAGCAAGTTATTGGTCACCTGATGGATGTTGAAAGAATAATGGCATATCGTGCGCTCTGTATTGCGCGCAATGAAAAAAAACCGTTGCCGAGCATGGAGCAGGATGATTATGTAAGGGAGGGGAAATTTAATGAGCGGGAATTGTTCGATCTGAACTACGAGTTTAGATTGATTCGTGAAACGAACATGCTTCTATTTAAAAGTTTTGATGAAGAAGTATTAAGCCGGAAAGGTATTGCGGCAGAGAAAGAAGTTTCGGTGCTTGCACTTTTATTTATTATCGCCGGTCATGAAAAACATCATATTGATATTTTAAAGGAAAAATATCTTTAA
- the sugE gene encoding quaternary ammonium compound efflux SMR transporter SugE yields MTSLLQHLTPFYAWLLLFIAGCFEVAWAIGLKYSEGFTKLTPSIFTIVCMIISMGLLAICIKVLPVGTAYAVWTGIGAAGTAILGIILFGESKETIRVFFIFLIVAGIIGLKIFSDK; encoded by the coding sequence ATTACTTCTTTACTTCAACATCTCACTCCATTTTATGCATGGTTATTGCTTTTTATTGCAGGCTGTTTTGAGGTCGCTTGGGCTATAGGGTTAAAATACTCCGAAGGATTTACGAAGCTTACTCCAAGTATTTTTACAATTGTTTGTATGATAATAAGTATGGGATTACTTGCGATCTGTATAAAAGTCTTACCTGTGGGCACAGCTTATGCTGTTTGGACAGGGATTGGTGCAGCCGGTACAGCAATACTTGGAATCATTTTATTCGGAGAATCAAAAGAAACAATAAGAGTATTTTTTATTTTCCTAATAGTTGCAGGAATAATCGGCTTAAAAATTTTTTCAGATAAATAA